TGCGAGACAATGAGTCTGTGCAGGATGCCGTTCGCCGTTTTCGTAAACTGGTCGAACACAGCGGCGTCAAGAAGGAACTCCGTAAACGCGAGTTCTTCGAAAAGCCGAGCGAACAACGCCGTCGCGAACGTCGTCGCGCCAAAAACCGCGCCCGCATGAACCAGATGATGAACGGCTGATTCCGAGGATTGCAAAATGCTGCTCGGGGCCGCTCAGCGTAAAAAAGATCAACCTGAAATTGATCAGTCTGAAATTCAGATGTGATTTCGAAGCACGCCCTCGTTGGCGTGCTTTTTTTCGTTGAAGCTCTCCGCACTTCAGGCAATCGGTTTTCGACTGCCGCGGAAATCCGAAACTCCTCGAACCAAACTTCAATCAACCAGGGCCGCAAGCGGTCGACACCGCCCAAAGCCGCGGAAAGTACGGCACACTATGCACTGCTGGCACGATGTCACGCCTGGGGAAAACCTGCCCCGCGAATTCACCGCCGTCATCGAAATTCCCATGGGCTCCAGTGTCAAATACGAACTGGATAAGAAAACGGGCCTGTTGAAGATCGACCGGATTCTCTACTCCGCCGTCTACTACCCTGCGAACTACGGCTTCATCCCCCAGACCTACGCCGAAGACGACGATCCGCTGGACGTCCTCGTCATGTGCCAGGAAGCGGTTGCCCCGCTGACGCTGGTGGAAGCCCGCGTTATTGGTCTGATGACCATGATCGACGGCGGCAAGAAAGACCATAAAATCTTGGCCGTCGCCAAGCAGGATCCGGAATACAACGGCGTCGAGCAGTTCCACGAACTGCCCGTGCACCGGCTCTCGATGGTCCGCCGCTTCTTCCAGGACTACAAGATGCTGGAAGGCAAAACAGTCGAAGTGGACGAATTCCAGCCGGTGGAAGCCGCCATTCCGATCATCGAAGAGGCGCTGGAAAACTACAGCACCCGTCGTCGCCGCGGCTTCATCGATCGCAAGCCGACCTGACGTTTTGATTTTCGGAATTTGAATTCGACATCCGGCCGGTCACGGCAGACAAAGACCTTGTCTCGTGATTCGGCCGCTGGTTTTTGCCCATCACGGATGAATCATGTCCCACTCCATGCAACAGGTCGCGGCCTGGCTGGAACAGAATTCCGCCAAGTCGCTCGCCGACCTGCAAGGCCTGCTCCGCATTCCCAGCGTCAGCGCCGATTCCCGGCATCGCTCCGATGTCGCCAACGCGGCCCGTTTCGTGTGCGATCAGCTCCTGGCGGCCGGCTGTGAAGCGGAAATCGTCGAGACGGCCGGTCATCCGATCGTCTATGGCGAATGGACCAAGGCGCCCGGTGCCCCGACGGCTCTCGTCTACGGGCACTACGACGTTCAGCCCCCCGACCCCCTCGACCAATGGGTCTCGTCCCCCTTCTCTGCCGAAATCCGCGACGGCCAGATCTATGCCCGCGGCGCGACCGACGATAAAGGGCAGATGTTCACCCACGTCAGATCGGTGGCCGCGTGGCTGCAATCGGTCGGATCGCTGCCGATCAACGTGAAGTTTGTGATCGAAGGAGAAGAAGAGGTCGGCAGTAACAATCTTGATCTGTTCCTCAAGGAACGCAGCGCACGGTGTGCCTGCGACGTGGCCGTCATCAGCGACACCGCCCAGTACGCCCCCGGCATCCCCGCGATCACTTACGGACTCCGCGGGATTATCGCCTGCGAAGTGACCCTACATGGTCCCAAACAGGATCTGCACAGCGG
This genomic interval from Planctomicrobium piriforme contains the following:
- the rpsU gene encoding 30S ribosomal protein S21, which translates into the protein MVRLRLRDNESVQDAVRRFRKLVEHSGVKKELRKREFFEKPSEQRRRERRRAKNRARMNQMMNG
- a CDS encoding inorganic diphosphatase, with product MHCWHDVTPGENLPREFTAVIEIPMGSSVKYELDKKTGLLKIDRILYSAVYYPANYGFIPQTYAEDDDPLDVLVMCQEAVAPLTLVEARVIGLMTMIDGGKKDHKILAVAKQDPEYNGVEQFHELPVHRLSMVRRFFQDYKMLEGKTVEVDEFQPVEAAIPIIEEALENYSTRRRRGFIDRKPT